The window CAACTTACCGGTCTTATCTTTATAAACCCATTGGCTTTTAGCATTTTGCGCCAGGGAACTGCAGGCTATTAAACCACAAATAACCGATAATATATTTCGTTTCTTCATCAGGATGTATGATCATTTAATTTTTGGCGGTACATAATTTTTTACCGGGTTTACCACCACCCACGATTTGCCGTCCTCCGTCAGGCAGGCGGTAAAGAAAGCGATCACCTCACCTTTATCGTTGGTATAAACAAAGGGGCGCTCACGCCTTTTAAATGTTTGGGTACTGCCATCATCGTAAGTTACAGTTTTAGTGAATACGGGCTCTTTTGATACCGCTTTATAATTGATCCCATCAACCGAAGCGTATTGCGCGCCGGCTTTGGTTGTGCCGGTCAGGGTTCCTGCAAAATCAGTCAGAATTACATTATACTGGTTTTGCGCCCACCAGATGGTAGGGTCTTCCAGTTGATTATTATCAGGCAGCAGGTTCTCATTACCTCGAACCATCGTGTACTTTCCGTTCCAGGCTGGAGCGGTATAGGCCTGCGCCATGCGGGTATTGTTAACAGCCTTCCGCCCGAACACATAAATGCTGCCATCGCTGCGTACCAGCGGGGCCGGGTTTGAGAACGGCATAACTTCCGCGTCGCTGCGTGTCCACGGCCCGGTGATGGATTTAGACCAGGCATAACCCGTTTTATTTGCTGTGGAAATATAATACAGTACATAAATATCGCCAGCTTTTACAATTTTGGGGTTATGTGCACGCTCCTTATCCCAGGCGCCAGGGCGTTTTTCTATCACCACTTCCTGAAACTTGTAGGGGCCGTAGATATTATCAGACGTAGCCCTTACAATTTCCGAATAGGTAGTCCAGCCGCCCAAACCATACTGCTCTGGCCAGCGCGAGGCAAACATATGGTAAGTATTGCCCACCTTAATAATGGTTGAACACCACAGGATATAGCCATCCATTTTAAAGCCGGCATTTTTAATAGCAGGCTGCATGGCGTCTTTCAGGCTTTGCGCACGGGTATTGATCAGCATCAATGTAAATAATACCGGCAACAGTAAAATACGGCAGATCTTCATTTTTATAATTTGATTACAGATCCTAACATCGGTTTAATTGCGATAAGTTTTGTGGCTGATAAAAGCTAAATCATCAGTTAAATTAACGTTAAAAGGAAGGTAGTGCGTCTTTTCTCTCGCAAAAAAGACGCACGGAATGTCGCACTAAAACTTTGCGTATCGGGACATGTTTTGATGATTTCTGTAAATTAAAAAAGCCTGTAATCATATGATTATAGGCTTTTAATGTGTTTTGAAGAATCTCTCAGCGGTGAGGGAGGGATTCGAACCCTCGGTACAGTTTCCCGTACGTCAGTTTAGCAAACTGATCCTTTCGGCCTCTCAGGCACCTCACCATTTCGTGGCCTTTGCAAGCCGTTAAATAAATACTCCCCTTTTTTCGGGACTGCAAATATAGCAATTCAACTTACCCGTCAAAAAAAAATTTAGAATTAGGAGGGTTTAAAAATAGCCGCTTTTGTTAAGTGGTTGATTACGTTTGGATAATGTTTATTTACCTGTGCTATTTAATATCAATATCAATTCGAACGTGGTAAATACTCATTAGCATTTTCTTGAAAATGGCCTTAATGGTCTCCAGATCTTTTAGCGTAATATCGCTATCATTCAATTGTCCCTGGTTTAGTTTATAGCTTACAATCCGGTCAACCAAATCATTAATAGATTGCGCATCGGGTTCGCGTAACGACCGGGATGCCGCCTCCACCGAATCGGCCAGCATTAATACTCCCGTTTCTTTTGAGAACGGTATTGGTCCCGGGTAACGGAAAATATTTTCGTCTATAAGCTTTTCGGGGAAGTTTTTCAAAAACGATTGGTAAAAATAATCCACCCTTGTATTGCCATGATGCGTACGGATAAAGTCTATCACAATCTCGGGCAAACGTTCTTTACGCGCCATTTCAACGCCATTACTTACATGCCGGATGATGATCTGTGCGCTTTCCTCATAGGGTAATTTATCATGCGGGTTAAAACCCGAGCTTTGATTTTCTATAAAATATAGTGGATTTTCAACTTTACCAATATCATGGTATAAAGCCCCTGCCCTAACCAGCAACGAATTACCACCTATATTATAAATAGCGCTTTCGGCCAAATTTGCTACCTGTAACGAGTGCTGGAATGTGCCGGGAGCATTAAAAGCCAGTTCGCGTAACAGCGGCGCATTAGTGTTGGTCAATTCTATTAACGTAATATCCGATGTGATCTGGAATACTTGCTCAAATGCATAGATCAATGGATAAGCCAGCAGGGTAAGCATTACACTCACTACAAACGGCAGAAAGTCCATCCAATCTATATTCAAAAAGGTCCCTTCGCGAATAAAGGAGATACCCAGGAACGAAATAAAATAAGTGAATGTAATAATAAGGGCTGAAACAAGAAATTGATCGCGCCTCACCAGGTTTTTGATACTATAAATAGATACCATCCCGGCGGTAATTTCAAAGTAGGCAAACTCAAAGCTGTTAGGTACAAAAAATCCTGCAATCAGTACTACAAGCAAATGTATGTTTAAAGCCAAACGGGTATCAAACAGTATGCGGATAATTATGGGTACTATACAATATGGAATATAATACACATTAAATTCCTGTATCCTTATTGCCCAGCTTAGCGTAGCCAGCATACCGGTAACTACCAGCAAAATCAAGCTAACCAGGCGGTTATCCCGGTAAATATCCTTTCTAAACAGGTAAAGGAATATCATTAATAAACCTACTGCTATAGATACCAGTAAAAATTGCCCTAATAGAACCAAATTTGGGTTGCCATTTACCCGCGCATTATCCTCAAAAGCTTTTTTGTACGATTGTAGTTTTTGGTAGATCTCATCGTTAATAACCGAGCCTTTAGCTACAATTACCTCGCCCTTTTGCACCATACCACGCGTAAGTGATAAA of the Mucilaginibacter boryungensis genome contains:
- a CDS encoding glycoside hydrolase family protein — its product is MKICRILLLPVLFTLMLINTRAQSLKDAMQPAIKNAGFKMDGYILWCSTIIKVGNTYHMFASRWPEQYGLGGWTTYSEIVRATSDNIYGPYKFQEVVIEKRPGAWDKERAHNPKIVKAGDIYVLYYISTANKTGYAWSKSITGPWTRSDAEVMPFSNPAPLVRSDGSIYVFGRKAVNNTRMAQAYTAPAWNGKYTMVRGNENLLPDNNQLEDPTIWWAQNQYNVILTDFAGTLTGTTKAGAQYASVDGINYKAVSKEPVFTKTVTYDDGSTQTFKRRERPFVYTNDKGEVIAFFTACLTEDGKSWVVVNPVKNYVPPKIK
- a CDS encoding HD family phosphohydrolase codes for the protein MATLSASRQRALFRKYARNIKYFMMLLSICLIVYTLPKQAKFRYEYEKGRIWNQKDLISPYNFAILKTGQELAADQEAALRSITPIYQLQPDVADQQLNGFKNDFEIKWHNAGISEKQKEKYLQEGYRLLKEVYDRGILTLVSKYQRGNENYTISILYKNTATDKNTIELFTRERAIAYCAEQLDKRKDIDKAFLINIIQNRLQNNLNYDDKLTARLEKEVLEGLSLTRGMVQKGEVIVAKGSVINDEIYQKLQSYKKAFEDNARVNGNPNLVLLGQFLLVSIAVGLLMIFLYLFRKDIYRDNRLVSLILLVVTGMLATLSWAIRIQEFNVYYIPYCIVPIIIRILFDTRLALNIHLLVVLIAGFFVPNSFEFAYFEITAGMVSIYSIKNLVRRDQFLVSALIITFTYFISFLGISFIREGTFLNIDWMDFLPFVVSVMLTLLAYPLIYAFEQVFQITSDITLIELTNTNAPLLRELAFNAPGTFQHSLQVANLAESAIYNIGGNSLLVRAGALYHDIGKVENPLYFIENQSSGFNPHDKLPYEESAQIIIRHVSNGVEMARKERLPEIVIDFIRTHHGNTRVDYFYQSFLKNFPEKLIDENIFRYPGPIPFSKETGVLMLADSVEAASRSLREPDAQSINDLVDRIVSYKLNQGQLNDSDITLKDLETIKAIFKKMLMSIYHVRIDIDIK